One Pseudomonas brassicacearum genomic region harbors:
- the fba gene encoding class II fructose-bisphosphate aldolase (catalyzes the reversible aldol condensation of dihydroxyacetonephosphate and glyceraldehyde 3-phosphate in the Calvin cycle, glycolysis, and/or gluconeogenesis), whose amino-acid sequence MALISMRQMLDHAAEFGYGVPAFNVNNLEQMRAIMEAADKTDSPVIVQASAGARKYAGAPFLRHLILAAIEEFPHIPVCMHQDHGTSPDVCQRSIQLGFSSVMMDGSLGEDGKTPTDYEYNVRVTQQTVAMAHACGVSVEGELGCLGSLETGMAGEEDGIGAEGVLDHSQMLTDPEEAADFVKKTQVDALAIAIGTSHGAYKFTKPPTGDVLAIDRIKEIHKRIPNTHLVMHGSSSVPQEWLAIINQYGGDIKETYGVPVEEIVEGIKYGVRKVNIDTDLRLASTGAMRRLMATNPSEFDPRKFFGATVTAMRDVCIARYEAFGTAGNASKIKPISLEAMYQRYLKGELNAKVN is encoded by the coding sequence ATGGCACTTATCAGCATGCGTCAGATGCTGGACCACGCAGCCGAATTCGGCTACGGCGTCCCAGCCTTTAACGTCAACAACCTTGAGCAGATGCGCGCCATCATGGAAGCCGCTGACAAGACTGACTCTCCGGTGATCGTCCAGGCTTCGGCCGGCGCCCGCAAATACGCCGGTGCGCCGTTCCTGCGTCACCTGATCCTGGCGGCGATCGAAGAATTCCCGCACATCCCGGTGTGCATGCACCAGGACCACGGCACCAGCCCGGACGTCTGCCAGCGCTCCATTCAACTGGGCTTCAGCTCGGTCATGATGGACGGCTCCCTGGGCGAAGACGGCAAGACCCCGACCGATTACGAATACAACGTGCGCGTCACCCAGCAAACCGTCGCCATGGCCCACGCCTGCGGCGTTTCGGTGGAAGGCGAACTGGGTTGCCTGGGCTCGCTGGAAACCGGCATGGCCGGTGAAGAAGACGGCATCGGCGCCGAAGGCGTGCTGGATCACAGCCAGATGCTGACCGACCCGGAAGAAGCTGCGGACTTCGTCAAGAAGACCCAAGTTGACGCCTTGGCCATCGCCATCGGCACCAGCCACGGCGCCTACAAGTTCACCAAGCCGCCTACCGGCGACGTGCTGGCGATCGACCGCATCAAGGAAATCCACAAGCGCATCCCCAACACCCACCTGGTGATGCACGGTTCGTCCTCGGTACCGCAAGAGTGGCTGGCGATCATCAACCAGTATGGCGGCGACATCAAAGAAACCTACGGCGTGCCGGTTGAAGAAATCGTCGAAGGCATCAAGTACGGCGTGCGCAAGGTCAACATCGACACCGACCTGCGTCTGGCCTCTACCGGTGCCATGCGTCGTTTGATGGCGACCAATCCGAGCGAGTTTGATCCGCGTAAGTTCTTTGGCGCTACCGTGACTGCGATGCGTGATGTGTGCATTGCGCGGTATGAGGCGTTTGGGACGGCGGGTAATGCTTCGAAGATCAAGCCGATTTCGCTGGAAGCGATGTATCAGCGGTATTTGAAGGGTGAGTTGAACGCTAAGGTCAACTGA
- a CDS encoding MliC family protein yields the protein MKGLIAVVALAMLAGCAQLGLSLSSEPAADSWTTWTCDSEAKVLWRYTDTAHKEVDVRLGGADKVYRLKLEPGAEGSLYSDDMLAFHVKGEEGLVYWVATNDLIGRGCKAN from the coding sequence ATGAAAGGCTTGATCGCCGTTGTGGCGTTGGCAATGTTGGCCGGTTGCGCGCAGTTGGGTTTGTCACTCTCATCCGAACCTGCGGCGGACAGCTGGACGACCTGGACCTGTGACAGCGAGGCCAAAGTGCTCTGGCGCTACACCGATACCGCCCACAAGGAAGTCGATGTACGCCTGGGCGGCGCCGATAAGGTTTATCGCCTGAAGCTTGAGCCGGGTGCTGAAGGTTCGCTGTACAGCGACGACATGCTGGCTTTTCACGTCAAGGGTGAGGAAGGCCTGGTGTATTGGGTCGCCACCAATGACTTGATTGGCCGTGGTTGCAAGGCCAATTGA
- a CDS encoding phosphoglycerate kinase encodes MTVLKMSDLDLQGKRVLIREDLNVPVKDGVVTSDARILASLPTIKLALEKGAAVMVCSHLGRPTEGEFSAENSLKPVADYLSKALGRDVPLVADYLGGVDVKAGDVVLFENVRFNKGEKKNADELAQQYAALCDVFVMDAFGTAHRAEGSTHGVAKFAKVAAAGPLLAAELDALGKALGSPAQPMAAIVAGSKVSTKLDVLNSLSQVCNQLIVGGGIANTFLAAAGHPVGKSLYEPDLLDTAREIAAKVSVPLPVDVVVAKEFAESATATVKLIADVAEDDMILDIGPQTAAHFAELLKSSQTILWNGPVGVFEFDQFGNGTKVLAQAIAESSAFSIAGGGDTLAAIDKYGVADQISYISTGGGAFLEFVEGKVLPAVEVLESRAKA; translated from the coding sequence ATGACCGTGTTGAAGATGTCCGACCTCGATCTGCAAGGTAAGCGCGTACTGATCCGCGAAGACCTCAACGTTCCCGTCAAGGACGGTGTTGTCACCAGCGACGCGCGCATCCTGGCTTCGCTGCCGACCATCAAGCTGGCCCTGGAAAAAGGCGCGGCCGTGATGGTCTGCTCGCACCTGGGCCGTCCGACCGAAGGCGAATTCTCGGCCGAGAACAGCCTCAAGCCGGTAGCCGATTACCTGAGCAAGGCCTTGGGCCGTGACGTGCCACTGGTCGCTGACTACCTGGGCGGCGTGGACGTGAAGGCCGGCGACGTCGTGCTGTTCGAAAACGTGCGCTTCAACAAGGGCGAGAAAAAGAACGCTGACGAACTGGCCCAGCAATACGCGGCCCTGTGCGACGTGTTCGTGATGGACGCCTTTGGCACCGCCCACCGCGCCGAGGGTTCGACCCACGGCGTGGCGAAGTTCGCCAAAGTGGCCGCCGCCGGCCCGCTGCTGGCCGCCGAATTGGACGCGCTGGGCAAGGCCCTGGGCTCCCCGGCCCAGCCAATGGCCGCCATCGTGGCCGGCTCCAAGGTTTCCACCAAGCTCGACGTGCTCAACAGCCTGAGCCAGGTGTGCAACCAATTGATCGTCGGCGGCGGCATCGCCAATACGTTCCTGGCCGCGGCCGGTCATCCGGTCGGCAAGTCCCTGTACGAGCCAGACCTGCTGGACACCGCCCGGGAAATCGCCGCCAAAGTCAGCGTGCCGTTGCCGGTGGACGTAGTGGTGGCCAAGGAATTTGCCGAAAGCGCCACCGCCACCGTCAAGCTGATCGCTGATGTGGCCGAGGACGACATGATTCTCGACATCGGTCCGCAAACTGCCGCCCATTTCGCCGAACTGTTGAAATCTTCCCAGACTATCCTGTGGAACGGCCCGGTCGGTGTGTTCGAGTTCGACCAGTTCGGCAACGGCACCAAGGTGCTGGCCCAGGCCATCGCCGAAAGCTCCGCGTTCTCTATCGCTGGTGGCGGCGACACCCTGGCGGCCATCGACAAATATGGCGTGGCCGATCAGATCTCCTACATTTCTACCGGTGGTGGCGCGTTCCTCGAATTCGTCGAAGGCAAGGTACTGCCGGCCGTGGAAGTCCTGGAAAGCCGGGCCAAGGCCTGA
- the epd gene encoding erythrose-4-phosphate dehydrogenase: MPQPRPYKVALNGYGRIGRCVLRALFERGAKAGFEIVAINDLADMASIEYLTRFDSTHGRFPGEVRVEGDCLHINGDCVKVLRSATPEGIDWASLDVDLVLECSGAYHTREDGQRFLAAGAPRVLFSQPMASEADVDATIVYGVNQDCLTGDELLVSNASCTTNCGVPLLRLLDQAIGLEYVSITTIHSAMNDQPVIDAYHHEDLRRTRSAFQSVIPVSTGLARGIERLLPELAGRIQAKAVRVPTVNVSCLDITMQTVSDTDATEVNRILREAATSGPLKGLLAYTELPHASCDFNHDPHSAIVDASQTRVSGPRLVNILAWFDNEWGFANRMLDVAEHYLQTATSLAASNKPAL, translated from the coding sequence ATGCCCCAACCGCGTCCCTACAAAGTTGCACTCAACGGCTACGGCCGGATTGGTCGTTGCGTCTTGCGTGCGTTGTTCGAGCGAGGAGCCAAGGCTGGGTTCGAGATTGTGGCCATCAACGATCTGGCCGACATGGCCAGCATCGAATACCTGACACGCTTTGACTCCACCCACGGCCGGTTTCCCGGCGAAGTGCGGGTCGAGGGCGATTGTCTGCATATTAATGGCGACTGCGTGAAGGTCCTGCGCAGTGCCACCCCCGAAGGCATCGACTGGGCGTCCCTGGACGTCGATCTGGTGCTTGAGTGCTCCGGTGCCTACCACACCCGCGAAGACGGTCAGCGTTTTCTCGCGGCCGGTGCGCCACGGGTGCTGTTCTCCCAGCCGATGGCCAGCGAAGCGGATGTGGACGCGACCATCGTCTACGGCGTGAACCAGGATTGCCTGACCGGCGATGAACTGCTGGTGTCCAACGCGTCCTGCACCACCAACTGCGGCGTGCCGCTGTTGCGCCTGCTGGACCAGGCCATTGGCCTGGAGTACGTGTCGATCACCACCATTCACTCGGCGATGAACGATCAGCCGGTGATCGACGCCTATCACCATGAAGACTTGCGTCGTACCCGTTCGGCGTTCCAGTCGGTGATTCCGGTGTCCACTGGTCTGGCGAGAGGCATCGAGCGGCTGCTCCCGGAACTTGCGGGGCGAATTCAGGCCAAAGCCGTGCGGGTGCCGACCGTCAACGTGTCCTGCCTCGATATAACGATGCAGACCGTGAGCGATACCGACGCCACCGAGGTCAACCGGATCCTGCGCGAAGCCGCCACCAGCGGCCCGCTCAAAGGCCTGCTGGCCTACACCGAGTTGCCTCACGCCAGTTGTGATTTTAATCATGACCCGCATTCGGCCATTGTCGATGCCAGCCAGACCCGTGTTTCCGGGCCACGGCTCGTGAACATCCTGGCTTGGTTCGACAACGAATGGGGTTTTGCCAACCGAATGCTGGACGTCGCTGAACATTATCTGCAAACAGCGACTTCGCTTGCTGCTTCCAACAAACCTGCTCTCTAA
- the tkt gene encoding transketolase, with protein sequence MPSRRERANAIRALSMDAVQKANSGHPGAPMGMADIAEVLWRDYLKHSPSNPAFADRDRFVLSNGHGSMLIYSLLHLTGYDLSIDDLKNFRQLHSRTPGHPEYGYTPGVETTTGPLGQGLANAVGFALAEKVLAAQFNRPGHNVVDHHTYVFLGDGCMMEGISHEVASLAGTLGLDKLIAFYDDNGISIDGEVEGWFTDDTPKRFEAYNWLVIRNVDGHDPEEIKTAIETARKSAQPTLICCKTTIGFGSPNKQGKEDCHGAPLGAEEIALTRAALKWNHGPFEIPADIYAEWDAKEKGRALEAEWDQRFAAYSAEFPELANELVRRLSGELPADFAEKASAYIAEVAAKGETIASRKASQNTLNAFGPLLPELLGGSADLAGSNLTLWKGCKGVSAEDASGNYMYYGVREFGMSAIMNGVTLHGGLVPYGATFLMFMEYARNAVRMSALMKKRVLYVFTHDSIGLGEDGPTHQPIEQLASLRCTPNLDTWRPCDAVESAVAWKYALERKDGPSALIFSRQNLQHQTRDAGQIDDITRGGYVLKDCIGEPELILIATGSEVGLAVQAYDKLTEQGRNVRVVSMPCTSVFDAQDAGYKQAVLPLQVSARIAIEAAHADYWYKYVGLEGRVIGMTTYGESAPAPALFEEFGFTLENILGQAEELLED encoded by the coding sequence ATGCCCAGCCGTCGTGAGCGTGCCAATGCCATTCGTGCCCTCAGCATGGATGCCGTGCAAAAAGCCAACAGCGGCCATCCGGGTGCCCCTATGGGTATGGCGGATATCGCCGAGGTGCTTTGGCGCGACTACCTCAAGCACAGCCCGAGCAACCCAGCCTTCGCCGACCGTGACCGCTTCGTGCTGTCCAACGGCCACGGCTCGATGTTGATTTACTCGCTGCTGCACCTGACCGGTTACGACCTGTCGATCGATGACCTGAAGAATTTCCGCCAACTGCACAGCCGTACCCCGGGCCACCCGGAATACGGCTACACCCCAGGCGTGGAAACCACCACCGGTCCATTGGGCCAAGGCCTGGCCAACGCCGTGGGCTTTGCCCTGGCGGAAAAAGTCCTGGCGGCGCAGTTCAACCGCCCAGGCCATAACGTCGTCGATCACCACACCTACGTGTTCCTGGGTGATGGCTGCATGATGGAAGGCATTTCCCACGAAGTCGCCTCCCTGGCCGGCACCTTGGGCCTGGACAAGCTGATCGCTTTCTACGACGACAACGGCATCTCCATCGACGGTGAAGTCGAAGGCTGGTTCACCGACGACACCCCCAAGCGCTTCGAAGCCTACAACTGGCTGGTGATCCGCAATGTCGACGGCCACGATCCGGAAGAAATCAAGACCGCCATCGAGACGGCCCGCAAGAGCGCCCAGCCGACCCTGATCTGCTGCAAGACCACCATCGGTTTCGGTTCGCCCAACAAGCAAGGCAAGGAAGACTGCCACGGCGCGCCACTGGGTGCCGAGGAAATCGCCCTGACCCGCGCCGCGTTGAAGTGGAACCATGGCCCGTTCGAAATCCCGGCCGACATCTATGCCGAGTGGGATGCCAAGGAAAAAGGTCGTGCGCTCGAAGCCGAGTGGGACCAGCGTTTCGCGGCTTATTCCGCCGAATTCCCTGAACTGGCCAATGAACTGGTCCGTCGCCTCAGCGGCGAGCTGCCCGCCGATTTCGCCGAAAAAGCCTCGGCCTACATCGCTGAAGTGGCCGCCAAGGGCGAAACCATCGCCAGCCGCAAGGCCAGCCAGAACACCCTGAACGCCTTTGGCCCGCTGCTGCCGGAACTGCTGGGCGGTTCGGCCGACCTGGCCGGTTCCAACCTGACCCTGTGGAAAGGTTGCAAGGGCGTCAGCGCCGAGGACGCCAGCGGCAACTACATGTACTACGGCGTTCGCGAGTTCGGCATGAGCGCGATCATGAACGGCGTGACGCTGCACGGTGGCCTGGTGCCTTACGGCGCGACCTTCCTGATGTTCATGGAATATGCCCGCAACGCCGTGCGCATGTCGGCCCTGATGAAAAAGCGCGTGCTCTACGTATTCACCCACGATTCCATCGGCCTGGGCGAAGACGGCCCGACTCACCAGCCGATCGAGCAACTGGCGAGCCTGCGTTGCACCCCGAACCTTGACACCTGGCGCCCTTGCGATGCCGTGGAATCGGCAGTGGCCTGGAAATACGCCCTCGAGCGTAAAGATGGCCCTTCGGCGCTGATCTTCTCCCGCCAGAACCTGCAGCACCAAACCCGCGATGCCGGCCAGATCGACGACATCACCCGCGGCGGCTACGTGCTCAAGGACTGCATCGGCGAGCCGGAACTGATCCTGATCGCCACCGGCTCCGAAGTCGGCCTGGCCGTTCAGGCCTACGACAAGCTGACCGAGCAAGGCCGCAACGTGCGCGTAGTGTCCATGCCGTGCACCAGCGTGTTCGACGCCCAGGACGCCGGCTACAAGCAGGCGGTGTTGCCGCTGCAAGTCAGCGCCCGGATCGCCATCGAGGCTGCTCACGCCGATTACTGGTACAAGTACGTGGGCCTGGAAGGCCGCGTGATCGGCATGACCACCTACGGCGAATCGGCGCCCGCGCCGGCGCTGTTCGAGGAATTCGGCTTCACCCTGGAGAACATCCTGGGTCAGGCTGAAGAGCTGCTGGAAGACTGA
- the metK gene encoding methionine adenosyltransferase, with protein sequence MSEYSLFTSESVSEGHPDKIADQISDAVLDAIIAEDKFARVACETLVKTGVAIIAGEVTTSAWVDLEQIVRDVILGIGYNSSDVGFDGATCGVMNIIGKQSPDINQGVDRAKPEDQGAGDQGLMFGYASNETDVLMPAPITFSHQLVQRQAEARKSGLLPWLRPDAKSQVTCRYEGGKVVGIDAVVLSTQHNPEVSYKDLREGVMELIVKHVLPAELLSKDTQFHINPTGQFIIGGPVGDCGLTGRKIIVDSYGGMARHGGGAFSGKDPSKVDRSAAYAGRYVAKNIVAAGLAERCEIQVSYAIGVAQPTSISLNTFGTGKISDDKIIKLVRDVFDLRPYAITTMLDLLHPMYQETAAYGHFGRTPQTKTVGDDTFTTFTWEKTDRADALRAAAGL encoded by the coding sequence ATGAGCGAATACTCCCTTTTCACCTCCGAGTCCGTGTCTGAAGGGCATCCGGACAAAATCGCCGACCAGATTTCTGATGCGGTGCTGGACGCCATCATTGCTGAAGACAAGTTCGCCCGCGTGGCGTGCGAGACTCTGGTGAAAACGGGCGTGGCGATCATCGCCGGCGAAGTCACCACCTCGGCCTGGGTCGACCTGGAACAAATCGTTCGTGACGTCATCCTGGGCATCGGCTACAACAGCTCCGACGTCGGTTTCGACGGCGCGACCTGCGGTGTGATGAACATCATCGGCAAGCAGTCTCCCGACATCAACCAGGGCGTTGACCGTGCCAAGCCTGAAGATCAGGGCGCCGGCGACCAGGGCCTGATGTTCGGCTACGCCAGCAATGAAACCGACGTGCTGATGCCAGCACCGATCACCTTCTCGCACCAGTTGGTCCAGCGTCAGGCCGAAGCGCGTAAATCCGGCCTGCTGCCTTGGCTGCGCCCGGACGCCAAGTCCCAAGTGACGTGCCGTTACGAAGGCGGCAAGGTAGTCGGTATCGACGCCGTCGTGCTGTCGACCCAGCACAACCCGGAAGTCTCCTACAAAGACTTGCGCGAAGGCGTGATGGAACTGATCGTCAAGCACGTGCTGCCTGCCGAGTTGCTGTCCAAGGACACCCAGTTCCACATCAACCCGACCGGCCAGTTCATCATTGGCGGCCCGGTGGGCGACTGCGGCCTGACCGGTCGCAAGATCATCGTCGACAGCTACGGCGGCATGGCCCGTCACGGCGGCGGCGCGTTCTCCGGCAAGGATCCATCGAAGGTTGACCGTTCGGCGGCCTATGCCGGTCGTTATGTCGCCAAGAACATCGTCGCCGCAGGCCTGGCCGAGCGTTGCGAGATCCAGGTGTCCTACGCCATCGGCGTCGCCCAGCCTACGTCGATCTCGCTGAACACCTTCGGCACCGGCAAGATCAGCGATGACAAAATCATCAAGCTGGTTCGTGATGTGTTCGACCTGCGTCCATACGCCATCACCACGATGCTCGACCTGCTGCACCCGATGTACCAGGAAACCGCAGCCTACGGTCACTTCGGCCGCACGCCGCAAACCAAGACGGTCGGTGACGATACCTTCACCACCTTCACTTGGGAAAAAACCGACCGCGCCGACGCCCTGCGCGCCGCTGCCGGCCTGTAA
- a CDS encoding LysE family translocator → MDPTTLAVFIPACFALNMAPGPNNLLSISNASRYGFVRACSGGIGRLAAFAIMIALAAVGLTAVLHTSELLFLGIKLVGAGYLFYLAVQLWRAQPEAGNEAAITAMSMTSLARQEFLVAIGNPKAILLFTAFLPQFVDRTGTVTQQFAVLGGLFLALECVAIGLYCYMGIYARRLFARPSGKRLFNRMCAGLLASAASFLLVARRT, encoded by the coding sequence ATGGACCCGACGACCCTCGCTGTTTTCATTCCGGCCTGCTTCGCGCTGAACATGGCGCCGGGGCCGAATAACCTGCTGTCCATCAGCAACGCTTCGCGCTATGGCTTCGTCCGGGCGTGCAGCGGTGGCATCGGGCGACTAGCGGCATTTGCAATCATGATCGCCTTGGCGGCGGTAGGGCTCACTGCTGTGCTGCACACCTCGGAGTTGCTGTTCCTGGGGATCAAGCTGGTCGGTGCCGGTTATCTTTTCTACCTCGCGGTGCAGTTGTGGCGGGCACAGCCTGAGGCCGGAAACGAAGCCGCGATCACGGCGATGAGCATGACCAGCCTGGCGCGCCAGGAATTCCTGGTGGCGATCGGCAATCCGAAGGCGATCCTGTTGTTTACCGCGTTCCTGCCGCAGTTCGTCGACCGCACGGGCACCGTCACCCAACAGTTCGCCGTGCTGGGCGGTTTGTTCCTGGCGCTGGAGTGCGTCGCCATCGGGTTGTACTGCTACATGGGCATTTATGCGCGGCGGCTGTTTGCCCGGCCTAGCGGCAAGCGGCTGTTCAATCGGATGTGTGCAGGGCTGCTGGCCAGTGCGGCGTCGTTTTTGCTGGTGGCGCGACGGACCTAG
- the ligB gene encoding NAD-dependent DNA ligase LigB: MLPLLRALSCFVLLTPPVFAAPCPDWPTERAQAEIIALQRQIDSWDDSYHRLGRSLVADELYDQSRTQLGRWRRCFSLEAPGNPLLTAGGKIPHPVVHTGLDKLKDADAVEAWLQNRKDVWAQPKVDGVAVTLIYREGHLQQAISRGDGVQGHDWTPNARKIGAIPQRLRQPRDLVVQGELYWRLLTHVQASSGSLNARGTVTGLMARTNMTAQEAADIGLFVWDWPEGPTTLPERMAALSELGFADTLHYNQPVQVLADAEHWRDHWYRTPLPFASDGIVLRQSRRPPADRWQARAPFWSVAWKYPYAQALAEVRKVRFKIGRTGRITPVLELEPVMLDDRRIRRVSVSSLKRWEEMDIRPGDQVAISLAGLTIPRLDSVVLRSIERQDLNAPAAADYHFLSCWQPTPGCESQFLARLDWLSGKHGLALPHVGPGTWKKLLAAGRLDGLLDWLTLDAAELANIAGFGEYSSARLLASLHSARQRPFEQWLKALGLPPTGEARLEGPWQALAERDTEQWQAEAGIGPGRAAQLSAFFRDPQVLALSEILRTAGVDGF; this comes from the coding sequence ATGCTGCCGTTATTACGTGCCCTCAGCTGTTTTGTCCTCCTCACACCTCCTGTCTTCGCAGCGCCCTGCCCCGATTGGCCCACCGAACGCGCCCAGGCAGAGATCATCGCCCTGCAACGGCAAATCGACAGCTGGGACGACAGTTATCACCGACTGGGTCGCTCCCTGGTTGCCGATGAACTTTATGATCAGTCCCGCACACAACTGGGCCGATGGCGCCGTTGCTTTAGCCTCGAGGCGCCCGGCAATCCCTTGCTCACGGCGGGCGGGAAGATACCGCACCCGGTTGTTCATACCGGTCTGGATAAACTCAAGGATGCCGACGCCGTGGAGGCCTGGTTGCAAAATCGCAAGGACGTCTGGGCGCAACCGAAAGTCGACGGCGTGGCGGTGACCTTGATCTATCGCGAAGGACACCTGCAGCAGGCAATCAGCCGTGGCGACGGCGTGCAAGGACACGACTGGACCCCGAATGCGCGCAAAATCGGCGCCATCCCCCAACGGTTGCGCCAGCCTCGGGACCTGGTCGTCCAGGGCGAGTTGTACTGGCGGTTGCTCACTCATGTCCAGGCCAGCAGCGGCAGTCTCAACGCCCGGGGAACCGTGACAGGCCTGATGGCCCGCACGAATATGACGGCGCAGGAGGCGGCGGACATTGGCCTGTTTGTCTGGGACTGGCCTGAAGGGCCGACCACCCTGCCCGAACGGATGGCCGCGCTGAGTGAGCTGGGCTTCGCTGACACGCTCCATTACAACCAGCCTGTCCAGGTTCTGGCCGATGCCGAGCACTGGCGCGACCACTGGTATCGCACGCCGCTGCCATTCGCCAGCGACGGTATTGTCCTGCGCCAGAGCCGCCGCCCACCCGCCGACCGCTGGCAGGCCAGGGCGCCGTTCTGGAGCGTGGCCTGGAAATACCCCTATGCCCAAGCCTTGGCCGAAGTGCGCAAGGTGCGCTTCAAGATCGGTCGTACCGGGCGCATCACGCCCGTATTGGAACTCGAGCCGGTCATGCTCGATGACCGGCGAATCCGTCGGGTGAGCGTCAGTTCCCTCAAGCGTTGGGAGGAGATGGACATCCGTCCTGGCGACCAGGTCGCCATCAGCCTGGCCGGACTGACCATTCCACGCCTCGACAGCGTCGTGCTGCGCAGCATCGAGCGGCAGGACCTCAACGCCCCTGCGGCAGCCGATTATCACTTCTTGAGTTGCTGGCAACCGACCCCCGGCTGCGAAAGCCAGTTCCTCGCGCGCCTGGATTGGCTCAGCGGCAAACACGGGCTCGCCCTGCCCCATGTCGGCCCGGGCACCTGGAAAAAACTCCTGGCCGCCGGTCGACTCGACGGATTACTGGATTGGTTGACCCTCGATGCCGCCGAGCTTGCTAACATTGCTGGCTTCGGTGAATACAGCAGCGCTCGCCTGCTCGCCAGTTTGCACAGTGCCCGGCAGCGCCCGTTCGAACAATGGCTCAAGGCCCTCGGCCTGCCGCCCACCGGAGAGGCCCGGCTAGAGGGGCCGTGGCAGGCGTTGGCCGAGCGCGACACCGAACAATGGCAAGCCGAAGCTGGCATCGGACCGGGACGCGCCGCGCAATTGAGCGCTTTTTTCCGCGACCCGCAGGTGCTGGCTTTGAGTGAAATATTACGCACTGCCGGGGTCGATGGTTTTTGA
- a CDS encoding DUF1090 domain-containing protein, with product MNFLSPVALLVLCSAMAAPLMADEQAPDTPELTGCAAKRQGIINQIELAKSRGNQDQQAGLETALNEVTTQCTDASLRKERENKVLDAKHEVSRRQADLEKAMKKGDAERINKRKDKLAASRKELQEAVDELDK from the coding sequence ATGAATTTCCTGTCCCCCGTTGCCCTGCTGGTCTTATGCAGCGCCATGGCCGCCCCTTTGATGGCGGACGAGCAAGCACCGGACACACCGGAGCTCACTGGCTGCGCAGCCAAGCGCCAGGGCATCATCAACCAGATCGAACTGGCCAAGTCCCGCGGCAACCAGGACCAGCAGGCGGGCCTGGAGACTGCGTTAAACGAAGTCACCACCCAATGCACCGACGCTTCCTTGCGCAAGGAGCGTGAAAACAAGGTGCTCGACGCCAAGCATGAGGTCAGTCGGCGTCAGGCCGATCTGGAAAAGGCCATGAAAAAAGGCGACGCCGAGCGAATCAACAAGCGCAAGGACAAGCTGGCCGCCTCCCGCAAGGAGTTGCAGGAAGCGGTGGATGAGTTGGATAAGTAG
- a CDS encoding c-type cytochrome — MFVKRFSMAVLACLLLSACGGVDPNSPLGQRKAIFKQMLKTNEELGGMLRGRVPFDGARFAEGAVKLDQLSHEPWKHFPPVREQDHTSALDEVWQKQARFQDLARSLEAATGELVTASNVQPYKASYLGPAVQKVEDACSACHKEFRDH; from the coding sequence ATGTTTGTAAAACGATTTTCCATGGCCGTGCTGGCCTGCCTGCTGTTGTCCGCCTGTGGCGGCGTCGATCCCAATTCTCCCCTGGGCCAGCGCAAGGCTATTTTCAAACAGATGCTCAAGACCAACGAAGAGTTGGGTGGCATGTTGCGTGGCCGAGTCCCGTTCGACGGCGCGCGATTTGCTGAAGGCGCGGTGAAACTGGATCAACTGTCCCACGAACCGTGGAAGCACTTTCCGCCGGTACGCGAGCAAGACCACACCAGCGCCCTGGATGAGGTCTGGCAAAAGCAGGCGCGCTTCCAGGACCTGGCCCGTAGCCTTGAAGCAGCCACCGGTGAGTTGGTGACCGCCAGCAACGTCCAGCCCTACAAGGCCAGTTACCTGGGGCCGGCGGTGCAGAAGGTCGAGGATGCGTGCAGCGCCTGTCATAAAGAGTTTCGCGATCATTGA